The sequence AATTGCTTCAATCAAAGAGTTTTTCGGCAGTTCGCAGTTGTCGCAATTCATGGACCAGACGAACCCGCTCGCCGAACTGACGCACAAACGCCGTTTGTCCGCGCTCGGTCCCGGCGGTTTGACGCGCGAAAGAGCGGGTTTTGAAGTGCGCGACGTGCACCACTCGCACTATGGCCGCATGTGCCCGATCGAAACGCCGGAAGGTCCGAACATCGGATTGATCAACTCGCTGTCGACGTTCGCGCGGATTAACGAATACGGCTTTATTGAGACACCGTATCGCCGGGTGGACCCGAAGACGGGCATCGTGACCGACGAAATCGTTTATGTAACCGCCGACGAAGAAGACAATTATGTCATCGCCCAGGCAAACGCGGTTTTGAACGAGGATGGGAGTTTTGCGACGGATACGGTAATTGCGCGGTACAAAGAAGAAATTTTGACCGTGCCGAAAGAGCGGGTCGACTATATGGATGTGTCGCCGAAACAGGTTGTTTCCGTTGCGACAGCGCTCATACCGTTCCTGGAAAACGACGATTCGAACCGCGCGCTGATGGGCTCAAACATGCAGCGGCAAGCGGTGCCGCTTCTGGTTCCGAAAGCGCCCCTTGTCGGAACGGGAATGGAACACAAGTCGGCCAAAGATTCCGGCGTTTGCGTTGTTTCCAAGACTGACGGGATTGTCGAGCGCGTAACCGCCAACGAAATCTGGGTGCGTCGTACCGGCGAAGTTGACGGAAAACAAGTAAAAGGCGATCTTGTCAAATACAAATTGCATAAATTTATGCGCTCCAACCAGGGAACTTGCATCAATCAGCGGCCAATTGTCCGCAAGGGCGACGTGATCAAAGCGGGAGAGATACTTGCCGACGGCCCGTCGACCGAACAGGGCGAATTGGCGTTGGGCCGCAACGTGGTGGTCGCCTTTATGACCTGGGAAGGATATAACTACGAAGATGCGATTCTGTTAAGCGAAAAATTGGTCAAGGATGATGTGTTCACTTCCATTCACATCGAAGAATACGAATCGGAAGCGCGCGACACGAAACTGGGACCGGAAGAAATTACGCGCGACATTCCCAATGTCGGCGAGGAAGCGCTGAAAAATCTGGATGAACGGGGCATTATCCGCGTCGGTGCGGAAATCGGCGCCGGCGACATTCTGGTCGGCAAAGTGACGCCCAAAGGCGTTACCGAGCTGACGGCGGAAGAACGGTTGTTGCATGCGATCTTCGGCGAGAAAGCCCGCGAAGTTCGCGACACTTCATTGCGCGTGCCGCATGGTACGGACGGGATTGTAGTGGATGTAAAAGTATTTACCCGGGAAAACGGCGACGAGTTGCCGCCCGGCGTAAACCAACTGGTCAGAGTTTACATTGCGCAAAAGCGGAAAATTTCTGAAGGCGACAAAATGGCCGGACGCCATGGAAACAAAGGGGTCATCGCCCGCATCCTGCCGGAAGAAGATATGCCGTTCTTGCCGGATGGCACGCCGGTGCAAGTCGTGCTGAATCCGCTGGGCGTGCCGTCGCGCATGAACATCGGCCAGGTGCTGGAAGTCCACCTCGGAATGGCGGCAAAGCTGCTGGGCATCCATACG comes from Bacilli bacterium and encodes:
- the rpoB gene encoding DNA-directed RNA polymerase subunit beta translates to MLGHEVKYGRRVRRSYARIKEVLEIPNLIEIQQKSYEWFLEEGLREMFQDISPIQDFTGNLVLEFIDYSLGEPKYSVDESKERDVTYAAPLRVKVRLINKETGEVKEQEVFMGDFPLMTETGTFIINGAERVIVSQLVRSPSVYFSTKVDKNGKSTYTATVIPNRGAWLELETDAKDIIYVRIDRTRKIPVTVLLRALGFGTDDEIIGLLGDDEFLRNTLEKDNTDSTEKALIEIYERLRPGEPPTLENAKSLLVARFFDPKRYDLANVGRYKINKKLHIKNRLFNQRLAETLVDTETGEIIAEAGQVVDRRMLDEIMPHLIKSVGFREYRVTNGVVDEQTILLQKINVFSPIEDGKVLTVIANGNIDKQVKHITPADIISAISYFINLLHGVGSTDDIDHLGNRRLRSVGELLQNQFRIGLSRMERVVRERMSIQDANVITPQALINIRPVIASIKEFFGSSQLSQFMDQTNPLAELTHKRRLSALGPGGLTRERAGFEVRDVHHSHYGRMCPIETPEGPNIGLINSLSTFARINEYGFIETPYRRVDPKTGIVTDEIVYVTADEEDNYVIAQANAVLNEDGSFATDTVIARYKEEILTVPKERVDYMDVSPKQVVSVATALIPFLENDDSNRALMGSNMQRQAVPLLVPKAPLVGTGMEHKSAKDSGVCVVSKTDGIVERVTANEIWVRRTGEVDGKQVKGDLVKYKLHKFMRSNQGTCINQRPIVRKGDVIKAGEILADGPSTEQGELALGRNVVVAFMTWEGYNYEDAILLSEKLVKDDVFTSIHIEEYESEARDTKLGPEEITRDIPNVGEEALKNLDERGIIRVGAEIGAGDILVGKVTPKGVTELTAEERLLHAIFGEKAREVRDTSLRVPHGTDGIVVDVKVFTRENGDELPPGVNQLVRVYIAQKRKISEGDKMAGRHGNKGVIARILPEEDMPFLPDGTPVQVVLNPLGVPSRMNIGQVLEVHLGMAAKLLGIHTATPVFDGARENDVFDTMEEAGMQRDGKTLLFDGRTGEPFEREVTVGVMYMIKLAH